A segment of the Xenorhabdus bovienii SS-2004 genome:
TTCTATTCTATCGGCATTTCAATTGATTCTGCTCTGAGTTTCAAGGAGATGAACAAACCCATACTCAATGGATTACTGCTGTTCAGCGTGACTTTCCCAATTGTGCTCTATCAGGAAAAGAAACAGCACATCGCGAAGATGATTCTGATTGCGTTTATTATTGGCATGGGTCTTATCTCGCTAACAGATATTGCGAAATACCTCATCAATTATTACGCAACTGGCGAAATGCCGTTTATGAATTACAATCATCGGGAATTTTCTTACGGATTTCTATTCTATTTCCCTGTATTGCTATGTACCTGGGCATTATGGAAAAAACATTCTCTACTGAGTTGGCTACTACTGATTATTGCCTCAGCTATCAGCCTGTTCTTATTACTCGGTACTCTTTCTCGTGGTGCTTGGGTTGCCATTGTTGTAGCCACAGTATTTATTATTGTGATTAATAGAGAGTGGAAACTCATTCTGGCTGCGACAATATGTCTGGGGCTACTGGCCGGATCAATTCACTGGTCAGCGGTATCTAACCCCGCCACGAAATTGCTGCTTCACAAACTCACCCAAACAGACAGCAGTTATCGCTATAGCAACGGCACCCAAGGTTCAGCATGGTCATTAATCATGGAGAATCCCGTAAAAGGTTACGGTTTTGGTAATAAAGTCTACCATCAGGTCTACAATAGCCGTGTTGCTGATTATCCTGATTGGACATTCAGAACTTCGATTGGTCCACATAACGTATTTTTATCGCTTTGGTTTGCTGGCGGTCTCTTCGGTTTGATTACCACCCTTTTGATGACGCTTTCCACATTATTTACAGGAAGCCAGATCATTCGCCAGCATAGCGGGATCATCCGACAAGCTGGCCTCATCCTTCTGACGGCCTTTATTGGTCTGTTTATCGTCAGGGGAGCTTTTGAAAATGCCTATATCAATGAAATAGGTATCTTATTCGGTTTAATGATTGCGCTATACAAGCAAAAAGATGATTAGGAACTGAACTTATTGTTGTTAAATGCCAGCCCACAATGGGCTGGCCTACAAACGATTTCAGTAATCGCTTATTTAGACAGGTTTTCCGCTATCACTTGCATGATAAGCTTTGCACGCTGATCCCAGTTAAAACGTTCTGCTACCAATCGCTGTGAGTAACCCACTTTAGCCATCATTTCAGCAGGGTTATCAATCAATGATTGAATCTGCTCTGCAAAGCTCTCTGCATTTTCGCTATCAGCAAAATTGACCGCCTTCTCATCCACAGCATCGCGAATAGAAGGAAAATCAGAAATAACAACGGGTTTGCCCATTGCCATGTATTCAAAAAGTTTGAGGGGGGATGTATAACGGCTGCCAATGCTGGTTTTCGTTAATGGTAAAACGCAAATATCATTCTCTGCAATAACCTGAAAACGCTTTTTCGGCTGGATAAACCCAAGGAAATTGACTTTATCACTCACGCCAATCTGTTGGGCTGTACACTTCAATCGTTCAATCTGCACGCTATCACCACCGGCAATGTTCAGTACAGCATTATCAAGGTAATACATCGCTTTCATAACAGTAGGAACACCTTTCCAGCGATGCAAACTACCCAAATACAGCACCTGAGTTGTTTCTCCCGGTTTGTGCCTTCTGCCAGAAGACGCTTTTTTTGTAGATTCAACCGCCAGCATATCAACACCATCAGGTGCTACTATCATCGGTGTCTTAACGCTATATTCTTTATAAATATCCTCACTCAATAGTGAAGTCAGCACAAACACGGCCTTGGAATGGCGATAAACCTGTTGTTCCGTGTTTCTGAGCTTATGATATTTACGGCGATTTTTACGTTTATCTAATTTATGGGATTCTTTAAACGATTGGGCAAAAACTTCGTGGCTTTCAAAAAAATGCGGAATATCAGGATGCTTACGCAGGAGATAATTCGCCATTTTAATATTGCGAGTAAAAATAGCGTCAACTTGATGATCTTTCAGCCAGCGAGAAACCTGAAAATAAAACAATTTCTGTGTATTGAGGGGAAAATACCACTTTCTACGCATATTGCGCAGAGCTATCAGTTCAGCGGAAGGCGGCAATGCTCTGCCTATAATCTCCTCAACACGATTTTGACCTTCTGGCGTAATCAGGCAGACGCTGTGCCCCTGACGGGCAAAAGCATCGACATTCTGCAAAATCTGCAACGAAGCAACTCGATAATCAGGTACGGGATAAGGGTCAATATACGCAATCTTCATTATTTTTTTATCGCGCCCAATAAACGATTTGCAGAATGTTCCCAAGTATACATCGTTTCAATCCGCTGACGAGCCAGTTTTCCCATTGCTTTCCCCCTGTCCGGCAAGGACAAAAGATGATTGACTGCCTCAGCGATAGCCGCTGCATTGCCAGGTGCGACCAGAATACCCGCATGATTTTCATTGCCGACCACCTCAGGAATGCCACCAATATAACTGGCTATCACAGGACGTCCGCATGCCATCGCTTCAGCAATAGTAATACCAAATGCTTCATCACCAATACTGGGAAAAATACCCGCATCTCCCGCAGCATAAAATTCAGGTAATTGATCATGACCAACAGGAGGATGGAAAATGACTGTTTTTTCTAAATTCAGTTCAGAAACTTTTTTTTTCAATAAGTTAAGATCATCACCTGCGCCAATAATCAATAACCTTACATCCTTGTCACGCAGTAAAGCCATCGCATCAATGGCGACTTTCATGCCTTTCCAACCCACCAGCCTGCCAGCGAAAGTCAGCAAAAACGTATTTTCATTGATATCTAGCCGATGCCGGAGATCAGAATTAACAGGTTTAAACTTATCAATATCGACACCATTATAAATCACGTTTGGAAATTGTTTAAAATGGTGCTGGATCTGCCAAGCATTAAAGTGGCTGCATGCAACCCACGCAGATATTTTGTTACCCAATGCCCGATCACCTTTGAAAAAACTGGTGCCACCACTCATATAACAAAACTTTGTGCAGGAAGTTTTCGGCATCATTCTGGGCCAGAAAAAATCAAAGGGTTTCGTCAAAATCACCCAGTCAAAATTTTCAGCGATGACCCTTTCACGGGCATGACGGGCAAAAGAATAACGCTCAACAATACGTTGAAAACGTCGCCCAATATTGATGACTCGTTCTCTGGGAGTAAATGGAAATGTGTGAACATGAATATTTCGCTCTCCCAATACTGGCCTAACGTCACCTGTTCCGCCGAAAATATGGATCTCGTGCCCCGCATCTGTCAAAGCCTTTGCTAATTCCCAAACCGCTGTTTGAATACCGCCATAAGACATAGTAACGGTGACATCGATAAATCCTATTTTCATTTATCCATTATCCTTCATGTATTTTCCAACAAGTTCTGAACGGAAACCCAGACTTGTTCAACCGATATTGCTGACATTTCATCTTGGCGAGTCGCCTGTTGATAATCTATCGGATGTTCAATCACCGCCAATTTTGGATGTTGCTGAGGAGCAAGAAAACGGCCAGGATGAAAACTATGGTATACTAAGGCAAAATCATAACGTCGACGGGAAAACCATCCCCTCCATTTTGCCTGTCCCTTTGAAAAAGCGGTTATTGAATGAATTTCACTAATATTCTCAAGGATCTCTTTCGTTTTTTTATGTGCCAATACATCAATATTCGCTTCAGGCCATCGTAATTTCAACGCCCGGATCACTGGCGTTATAAGCAAAGTGTCACCAAAACGGGCAATAATAATAACCAGAATATTTTTAGGCTGCATAATGACAAGTATAAAATTATTAAACCGATAATTGGAATTAGAGCACTATACATCAAAGCTATTCAATACTCTATTAACTGACAGATAGTTTTCATGCTCCCCAAAACAATAAAAGAAACACTATTTCAAATGATTAAGAAAAAAATAACCACTTTATAATCAGATGAAAACAGACACTATTACGGATAGATGGTCAAAATGGAACTATTTACGCTCCATACTACCGTAAAAGATAAACTCCATTTTTTCTAACATATTATCCATGCTAAATAAATCGGCAGCCCGTTCCAATGAGGCGTTCCCCATCTGCAAACGCAACTCAGCACTTTTCATTAAAACATCTAACCTTTCAGTTAACTGTTCAACACATCTTGGCTCGATAATATAACCCGTATCACCATCAATAACGGCCTCAGTGATTGCGCCCACCGAAGTAGATACTACGGGCAAACCACAGGCCATTGCCTGCATAATGCCTTGTGGCACACCTTCATTGCCAAACGAAGGTAGTGCAAAGACATCCATCGCATTCAGACAATCAGGCACATCTTGTCGGTTACCGAGAAAAATGACACTCTCCGACAGCCCTTCCTGTTTAGCCTGGGGTTCCAGATTTTTTCGCTGAGGACCATCCCCCACAAACAGTAATTGCCAGTCGGGATAACACGAGTGCAATATTTTCCAACTATCAAGCAAGTAACGGTGCCCTTTCCAGGTTCTCATCGTAGCGACAATACCCAGGGTCGGTTTATCCGCTATACCAATACGCTGACGACAAAGTTGCTTATTTTCGGGATGAAAACGCGTCAGATCGATTCCCGTCGGCACAGAGGTCATGTGAGGTAATGGGTAACCATTATTCGTATGCAGATATTGGCGTAACTTCTCCCCTGTTGTCACAATATGCTGACAGGATTTCAAATACAGCCAGCGAGTCGCCACAGATGTGGATACGTTAGTGGAAACATGGCGGGTTCGGACTATCGGTGGCATACCTTGCAATGTGGCACATGCCGCAGCCACTAACCAAGAATCAGTAGAGCTATGAGTATTGATGACATCAAATTGACGGCCTTCGGCTTTTAGCCAGCGGCGCATCGCCCGCAAGCAGGGAAGGCGTTTTTTTTCAATCGGCAGTGCAACAACAGGTACACCATACGAATGGGCTTCATGATAAATCGTTGACGCTGGGCAACAAACAATAACAACCTGATGACCGCGTTGTATCATGCCCTGAGATTCCGTCAGGATGCGGATCTCTTGCCCCCCCCAACCACACGATGATTCAGTGTGTAAGATATTCAAGGTTTTTTTAGTCATTTTTCAGAATCACGCCTGACGGTTCAAACATTAAAAAGGCGTTAGTATAGCGGAACGAGATGTTACGTCCATGCATAACCTGTTTTTAACCAAGCTATCCAAACATTCTGGCAGGTATAAAAAAACCCAGCATACGCTGGGTTTTTTCTCAATCCACTAAAATTATTTAATTTTAGCTTCTTTATACACCACATACTGGCGAATAACTGGATCAAATTTTCTCAGTTCCAGTTTTTCAGGCATGGTGCGCTTGTTCTTCGTAGTGGTATAGAAGTGACCAGTACCAGCAGAAGAAACCAGCTTAATTTTATCGCGAATACCTTTAGCCATTTTTCAGCTCCTTAGTATTTCTCACCACGGGCACGCAGTTCTGCCAGAACTACATCGATACCCTTTTTGTCAATCACACGCATACCTTTAGCAGTTACACGCAGAGTTACAAAACGTTTCTCAGACTCAACCCAGAAACGGTGAGAATGCAGGTTAGGCAGAAAACGACGCTTAGTCGCATTTAATGCATGGGAGCGGTTGTTACCACTCACCGGGCGCTTGCCAGTAACTTGGCAGACTCGGGACATGTCTATTCTCCAAAAATCAAATCAGCTCGAGCTTTATATTGGGTATGACCGCCTCGTCAGGCTTAGGAGCCCATCTCAGCACATTTTCATCACTGAAAAGACTCACATTATCTCAATAAAAAAACTTACTGAGATAGGCTCTTCTCGCCAAACCCAAGATCCTCAAAGGTGGCGTAGTATACGCCCTCATTCGCTGATGCTCAAGTCCCGAACAACTAAGATCTGATCGGATCGCAAAAAAACCAGACTAAATCCAACCTCTTTCCACAAATGAGACGCAATGTTGCTTCCCAATCACGATATGATCCAAAACCTTAACGCCAACCAACTCACAAGCATCAATAATTTTTTCTGTCACCAATTTATCTGCCAGACTGGGTTCTGGATTACCGGAGGGGTGGTTATGAGCAAGAATAATCGATGCAGCATTCACTTTAACCGCCTGTTTCACGATTTCACGCGGATGCACTTCAACTTTGTTTATCGTTCCCTTAAACATTTCATCATGACAGATGACTTTATTCTGATTCGTCAAAAACAGCACCACAAAGACTTCACGATCCTGCCAGGACAATAAATCCTGCAAATAATTTTGTGTCGCGACTGGGCTACTCATCACATCTTCATGGATAAATTGACTGGAGAAAAAACGTT
Coding sequences within it:
- a CDS encoding glycosyltransferase family 4 protein, with the protein product MKIAYIDPYPVPDYRVASLQILQNVDAFARQGHSVCLITPEGQNRVEEIIGRALPPSAELIALRNMRRKWYFPLNTQKLFYFQVSRWLKDHQVDAIFTRNIKMANYLLRKHPDIPHFFESHEVFAQSFKESHKLDKRKNRRKYHKLRNTEQQVYRHSKAVFVLTSLLSEDIYKEYSVKTPMIVAPDGVDMLAVESTKKASSGRRHKPGETTQVLYLGSLHRWKGVPTVMKAMYYLDNAVLNIAGGDSVQIERLKCTAQQIGVSDKVNFLGFIQPKKRFQVIAENDICVLPLTKTSIGSRYTSPLKLFEYMAMGKPVVISDFPSIRDAVDEKAVNFADSENAESFAEQIQSLIDNPAEMMAKVGYSQRLVAERFNWDQRAKLIMQVIAENLSK
- the rpmB gene encoding 50S ribosomal protein L28, whose product is MSRVCQVTGKRPVSGNNRSHALNATKRRFLPNLHSHRFWVESEKRFVTLRVTAKGMRVIDKKGIDVVLAELRARGEKY
- a CDS encoding glycosyltransferase family 4 protein, whose amino-acid sequence is MTKKTLNILHTESSCGWGGQEIRILTESQGMIQRGHQVVIVCCPASTIYHEAHSYGVPVVALPIEKKRLPCLRAMRRWLKAEGRQFDVINTHSSTDSWLVAAACATLQGMPPIVRTRHVSTNVSTSVATRWLYLKSCQHIVTTGEKLRQYLHTNNGYPLPHMTSVPTGIDLTRFHPENKQLCRQRIGIADKPTLGIVATMRTWKGHRYLLDSWKILHSCYPDWQLLFVGDGPQRKNLEPQAKQEGLSESVIFLGNRQDVPDCLNAMDVFALPSFGNEGVPQGIMQAMACGLPVVSTSVGAITEAVIDGDTGYIIEPRCVEQLTERLDVLMKSAELRLQMGNASLERAADLFSMDNMLEKMEFIFYGSMERK
- the radC gene encoding RadC family protein, translated to MDVTVMEISDELHSNLAPREKLLAYGAVSLTDAELLAIFLRTGTRGIPVVQMAEHLLKSFGSLYHLLSADYADFCSHKGMGLCKYVQLQAVSELAKRFFSSQFIHEDVMSSPVATQNYLQDLLSWQDREVFVVLFLTNQNKVICHDEMFKGTINKVEVHPREIVKQAVKVNAASIILAHNHPSGNPEPSLADKLVTEKIIDACELVGVKVLDHIVIGKQHCVSFVERGWI
- the rfaL gene encoding O-antigen ligase RfaL yields the protein MLDIKNRFNIGNNKKSLWNLSIIGLYIILVYLPDITRYKNLVMILICATALCYLVKDFRQVVNSLRSSLFLSILLFVLAIFYSIGISIDSALSFKEMNKPILNGLLLFSVTFPIVLYQEKKQHIAKMILIAFIIGMGLISLTDIAKYLINYYATGEMPFMNYNHREFSYGFLFYFPVLLCTWALWKKHSLLSWLLLIIASAISLFLLLGTLSRGAWVAIVVATVFIIVINREWKLILAATICLGLLAGSIHWSAVSNPATKLLLHKLTQTDSSYRYSNGTQGSAWSLIMENPVKGYGFGNKVYHQVYNSRVADYPDWTFRTSIGPHNVFLSLWFAGGLFGLITTLLMTLSTLFTGSQIIRQHSGIIRQAGLILLTAFIGLFIVRGAFENAYINEIGILFGLMIALYKQKDD
- a CDS encoding glycosyltransferase family 9 protein, with the protein product MQPKNILVIIIARFGDTLLITPVIRALKLRWPEANIDVLAHKKTKEILENISEIHSITAFSKGQAKWRGWFSRRRYDFALVYHSFHPGRFLAPQQHPKLAVIEHPIDYQQATRQDEMSAISVEQVWVSVQNLLENT
- the rpmG gene encoding 50S ribosomal protein L33 — encoded protein: MAKGIRDKIKLVSSAGTGHFYTTTKNKRTMPEKLELRKFDPVIRQYVVYKEAKIK
- a CDS encoding glycosyltransferase family 4 protein gives rise to the protein MKIGFIDVTVTMSYGGIQTAVWELAKALTDAGHEIHIFGGTGDVRPVLGERNIHVHTFPFTPRERVINIGRRFQRIVERYSFARHARERVIAENFDWVILTKPFDFFWPRMMPKTSCTKFCYMSGGTSFFKGDRALGNKISAWVACSHFNAWQIQHHFKQFPNVIYNGVDIDKFKPVNSDLRHRLDINENTFLLTFAGRLVGWKGMKVAIDAMALLRDKDVRLLIIGAGDDLNLLKKKVSELNLEKTVIFHPPVGHDQLPEFYAAGDAGIFPSIGDEAFGITIAEAMACGRPVIASYIGGIPEVVGNENHAGILVAPGNAAAIAEAVNHLLSLPDRGKAMGKLARQRIETMYTWEHSANRLLGAIKK